CGTCTGCTCAGCATCGGCGGCGGCGCCGACGAGGTGATGATGCGGGTGCTCTCCCAGATCGACGGATTCTCCTGAGGCTGGGGCTAAAACCGGCACCGCCGCGAGAGTTGTCGCATAGACGCGGGCACTAGCGGCATGTCCCGGGAATCCCTGGGCGCCCTCAGACCCGCGCCAGCTCCTGTTCCACCGACGCCACGTCGGAGACGTTCACTCCGATGAGTGTCAGGTCGTGCAGCCGCTCGGGTGTGACCTGTGAGGTGGCGTCCTCGACGAGCACCGCGCGGTAATCCCGCTCGGAGGCGTCGAACAGCGTGGCGCGCGGGCAGTTCGGCAGATTGCAGCCCGCCACCACGATGGTCGAAACACCCCGGTCACGCAGGTGCTGCTCCAGCTCGGTCCGGTAGAAGGCGCTCCAGCGGGGCTTGAACACAATGTGCTCCGTGGGGCCGACTTCCTGAAATCCGCCCGCCAACAGCAGCTCTGGATCCAGCTGAGCGTCGTGTGGCAGCAGCTCGACGGGGATCTGGGAACCTTCGGTGCCGGGTGCGGCCACCTCGCGGCCGGCGAGAATGTCTGCGCGACGGGGCAAATCGGTGTCGGTGCCGCCCGGCACATAGAGCCGCACCACGTGCACGATCGGGCGACCGGCCTTGCGGAAGGCCGCGATCAGCCGACCGAGCGCGGGAATTCGATCAGCGGTCCCGGGCACCGCCATGGCGCCGGAGACGAACGCCGCCTGCACATCGATGACCACCAAGGCTGAACTGTCCCACTGAGGAGCGACGAAGCTTGTCACTCCCCAACACTAAGTGCCTAACCCGGCAGCGCCTACACCTGCACGGTGACCGGCTGCACACCCCAGATCTGCTCGCAGTATTCGGCGATGGCTCGGTCCGAGGAGAACTTGCCACCGCGTGCGGTGTTGAGGATCGACATCCGCGTCCACGCCGTCACGTCGTGCCAGGCGTCGGACACCCGCTGCTGGCATTCGATGTACGAGGAATAGTCGGCCAGCACCAGGAACGGGTCGTGGCTACGCAGCGAGTCCACGATCGGCGCGAACACCGACGGATCTCCACCCGAGAAATGGCCGCTGGCAATCAGATCCAGCACGGCGCGGAGTTCATCGTTGAGTTCGACGAAGTCCTCGGGCCGGTACCCCTCGTGCACCAGGCGCTGCACCTCGTCCACGGTCAGCCCGAAGAGGAAGAAGTTCTCGGCTCCGGCTTCTTCGCGCATCTCGACGTTGGCGCCGTCGAGCGTGCCGATGGTCAGCGCCCCACTGAGCATGAACTTCATGTTCCCGGTGCCCGAGGCTTCCTTGCCCGCCGTGGAAATCTGCTCCGACAAGTCGGCCGCCGGGTAGATCAGGTGCGCGCTCTTGACGTTGAAGTTCGGCAGGAACGCCACCTTGAGGTACTGGCTGACGTGCGGGTCGTTGTTGACGGTCTCGGCGACCGCGTTGATGAGTTTGATGATCCGCTTGGCCATGAAGTACCCGGGCGCGGCCTTACCGCCGAAGATGAAGGCGCGCGGTGCGATCCGCAGATCCGGGTTCTGCTTGAGCCGGTGGTACAGCGTCACGATGTGCAGCACGTTGAGGTGCTGACGCTTGTACTCGTGGATTCGCTTGACCTGGATATCGAACATCCAGTTGGGATCCAGATCTACCCCGGTGGTCGCCAGCACGTACTCGGCGAGCCGGGCCTTGTTGAGGCGCTTGACCTCTCGCCACTGCATCCGGAACGACGAGTCCTCGGCGTACGGTTCCAGTTCGCGTAGCCGGTCCAGATCCGCGATCCAGCCCTCACCGATGGCGTCGTCGAGCAGCTCACGCAGCCCCGGGTTGGCCAGCGCCAGGAACCGGCGCGGCGTCACCCCGTTGGTCTTGTTACTGAACCGCTGCGGCCACAGCTCGTAGAAGTCCTTGAGCACGCTCTCCTTGAGAAGTTCTGAATGCAGTGCGGCCACACCGTTGATGGCGTGACTGCCGACGGTGGCCAGGTGCGCCATCCGCACACTCTTGCCGCCCTCCTCGCCGATGAGCGACATGCGGCGCACCCGGGCGTCATCACCGGGGAAGCGGGAGCGGACCTCGTCCAGGAACCGGCGGTTGATCTCGTAGATGATCTCCAGGTGCCGGGGCAGTGATTCGGCGAACAGTCCCAGCGGCCACGTCTCCAGCGCCTCGGGCAGCAGGGTGTGGTTGGTGTACCCGAAGGCCGCCACCGTGATCTCCCAGGCCTCGTCCCAGCCCAGGCCGCGCTCGTCGACCAGCAGCCGCATCAACTCCGCCACACCGATTGACGGGTGAGTGTCGTTGAGCTGCAGGGCGAACTGCTCGGCCAGCTCGTTGACCGGACGCTCGGCCACATCCTCCAGGATGTGCAGCACGCGCTGCAGCGAGCAGGAAACGAAGAAGTGCTGCTGCAGCAGCCGCAGCCGCTTACCGGCCTCGGGTTCGTCATTGGGGTAGAGCACCTTGGTGACGGTTTCGGAGGACACCTCGTCCTCGACGGCCTTGTAGTAGTCGCCGGCGTTGAAGGCGTCCAACTCGAAGGACTGCACCGCGCGGGCGCTCCACAGCGTCAGCGTGTTGCAGGTGTTCACGCCGTAGCCCTGGATGGGGGTGTCGTACGGGATGCCCTTGAGGAAGCGCTGCGGGACCCAGCGTGCCCGGAAGTTCCCGTCCTCATCCAGGTACTGCTCGGTGTGGCCACCCCATCCGACGATGAAGTTAAGGTCGGGTTTAGCGATTTCCCAAGGGTTTCCGTTGTCGAGCCAGTTGTCGGTCTTCTCGACCTGCCACCCGTCGCGGATCTCCTGATCGAAAATCCCGTATTCGTACCGGATGCCGTAGCCGATCGCGGGGCGATCCAGGGTGGCCAGCGAGTCCATGTAGCAGGCCGCCAGCCGGCCCAGGCCGCCGTTGCCCAGACCCGGCTCTTCCTCGCACTCGAGCACCTCGTCGAGGTCCTGGCCCAACGCCGAGAGGGCATCGCGGGCCTGCTGTTCGATCTGCAGGTTGAGCAGGTTGTTGCCCAGCTGCGGCCCCATGAGGAACTCCGCCGACAGATACACCGCGACCTTGCGGCTCAGATCCAGGTAGGTCTGCATGCTGGCAATCCAGCGCTGCTGCATGCGATCTCGGACCGCGAGTGCCAGAGCGCGGTAGTAGTGCGCGGGGGTGAGCACGCTTGCCGGGCGCCCGATCGAATACCGCAGATGATCGATGATGGCTCTCTGCAGAGTGTCGGCATTCAAGCCGGTGCGGGAGTGCTCGTCATGGTCAAGCTCGGCAGAGTGCGTCATGTCAACACCGTGCCATCGAATGGCGCACGGGGGACCGGTAACAGGCGTCGTTCTCGTGAACGCGAGATTGCCGGTCATCAGTCATTCGCAGATCCGCCGTCGCAGGGCAGCAAACTTTTGAACACGGGAATCGGAAATGCTCCCGAGTGTGGAGCCTGGCACCAATGCCGGGTGAGGGTGTAGATGTGCTGGCAATGCCTGTCTCGGCTAGGATTCCAGTGTCATGGGTGGCGCAAACATTCTGAGTTCGTGATGCTGACTCCGAACGTACGAAGCGTGTTCAACGAGCTGATCCGGCTCGAGACCGAGCTATGGAATGCGGTTGACGCTCGCTTGCGCTCCGAGCTTGAACTGCCGCTGTCGTGGTATGAGCCGATGAACATCATGGCCGCACGTGAATGCTGCCGTGTTCAGGACATAGCCGGTGATCTGGCCATCACGGTGGGCGGGGCCAGCAAGCTGGTGGACAGGATTGAGGCGGCGGGGTTCTGCCGACGGCGGCCCAACCCCGCGGACAAACGGTCGATGATTGTGGAACTGACGCCAATCGGCAGGGGTCTGTTGCTGCGTGCACATGCAGTACTCGATGCAGAGCTCGATCGCAGGATGGGCGAGGTTCTTACGGGGAAAGTCCTCGAGGAATTCGCTTCGACGTTGGTGAGGCTGCGGGCGGTCAGCCTCACGGCCGATACCCCGTGCGACGTCAGTTGACGCCGCCGCGCGGACCTGGCGGAGGGAAGTCAGCGCAACTACATTCCATGGATTATAGTTATTCGTGAGCGTATAAGCGGGCCGGAAAAGCCCATGATGAACGGCGTTGTTCACAATAATTCGCTTGTTCATTTTCTATTAACAATAGGGGCGCGGTGAACAGCTTTTTCCGAACGCGCGTGACTGTGGCCGTGGCTTCGATGGCGGCTATCTCTGCTGTGATGTTCGGCGAATTCACAGTTGCCGAGCGCGATGTCACGGACTTGTCTGCGCCCGCATGCCCAGCGGGCTTGATCTACGACAATTCGATGGCTCTGTGCGTGCCCCGCGGCATGTCGTTTGATTCGAGTTTCATTCCACCTGCGCAATGCGGCAGTAATGGGCCATCGGTATGTCGGGGACCGGTCCCGCGGCCCCCGACGCCCGGGGGCGTACCGGTGGAGCGACCCGGTGGCCGCTACCGGTCGGGAAATCGATACTAATTTGAGTACAAGGAGCCGAGTGGTCATGCTGTTGCCTTCCTCTGTCGATGCCCGTCGAGTGGGTCGCGCTTTTCTTGTCGGTACGGCTGCGGCCGCAGTGATGGCGCTAACGGGTTTCGTACCCGTCTCGGCGGCTGATCCTGACGCGGAACCCGTGATCAACTGTGATGCGGCCGGTTATCAGCGGGTGGCAGCGGGTGTTGCGCTGGCAACGGCCGATTACATGGACGAGAACCCTGATGTCCGTGATGCGTATACCCGTATGAAATCGGACAATGTCAGACCCAGTGAAGAGGTCGAGGCCTATCTTGCCGGGCATCCAGACGTGGCCGCCTCGATGTCGCGGCTACGCCAGCCATTGAAAGATCTCATGATTCGTTGCGGATGGGGCGTGCCTGCGTCACAGTGAGGCGTGATGCCTTCTCGGATTGGCACGTGGGTATCCGACATCTATAGTTTTACTTTCTAACGGCGACGCGAATTCACGCTTTTGCCAATTTTTCGCGCCCTGTCGCGATTACTGCTCTGGAAGTTCCTCATGGTCGCGGTGATGTTTAGTGGCCTCTCTCACAAGTATGGGCCTCGCCAGTGGATGTATTCCATGGAATTATGCTGATGTTGATGTCAGCCGAATCTGGCGGAGTTCACTATTTAACGCCGAGGGCCGACGCTGCCCCGGTAATACCGAACGTGGCCGATTGTGAACAGTGCGATCAATAGAGTTGGGAGCGTGTATGCGTAGCGTAATTGTGGTGGGCGGCGGTTCGGCGGGGGTGGTGTTGGCCAGTCGGCTGTCGATGGATCCCGCTCGCTCGGTCACCCTGATCGAGGCGGGACCCGCCTATGGAAGTGCCGACTTTCCCTCGTCGGTGCGGGACGCCACGCGTTTGGGTGCATTCACCGGAGCTGACTGGGGATATCTGTCTACCAAGGGCAAGTTCGATCACGAGGTGCACCTATACCGCGGGAAGGTTCTCGGTGGCAGCTCCTCGGTAAATGGCTCCGTATTCATTCCGCCGACGCGGGAGGATATTCAGCGATGGCGCAAGGCCGGTGCGGACGCGTTCACGGTGGCTGATTTCGAGGAAGCACTGTCACGGTCCAAGGTGCCGGTTCATACCCTGGGGCTCGATGAAATAAGCGATATGCAGAGGCTTTTCCTGGAGTCGGCCGCCGCTGTCGGTCTACCGAAGAGCCCTGGCTTCGGTACATCGCACCCCGGTGGCTACGGGCCGTATCCCGTGAACAACATCGGAGGTGTCCGCTACAACGTGGCGCTCGCATATCTCACGGATGCCGTGTGGGCCCGGCCCAACCTCGACATTCGTGGTGACACAACGGTGGATCGCATTCTGTTCGACAGCGAGCAGCCAAGCCGCGCAATCGGTGTTCTGCTGGCGAACCGACAGAGGGTGTTTGGCGATGAGGTCATTCTCTCGGCGGGGGCTTACGGATCGCCCGCAATTCTCTTGCGATCCGGCATCGGGCCGGCTCAGGACTTGGCGCGGCTGGGTATCGGTGTCGTCAGGGACCTGCCGGTGGGTCGGGGACTTCAAGACCATCCCTTCTATTACGTGGCGTTCGGTGCGGACCCCGCGAAGATCGGGAGACAAGAACCCGTTATCGGGGGAAAGGTTTGGACCGCCAGTTCTCTAGCCGAACCAGGAGAACTGGACTTGCACATCACGGCCACCCATCTCATCGATCAGAAGGCCAGCCGGACGGGGTCGGCGTTTGTACTTGCCGTCTCGGTGACGAGACCGGACTCTCGCGGTTCAGTCACCTTGGCATCGAGGGATCCGGATGCGGCACCAGTGATCGATCTGAACTTCCTCGGGGAGCAGCGGGACACCGTCCGTCTCATTGAGGGAATCAGGTTGGCGCAGAAGATCGCTGCCGCTGAACCATTGGCCAGCATCATTACTGGCAATATCTCCCCGGGATCGGAGGCGACTGACAGCGAACTTATCCGCGATGCCTTGAGTTTCCTGGATACCTATCATCATCCTGTTGCCACCGCATCGATCGGGCCCGTGGGGTCGGAGTTTGGGGTAGTCGACACCTTTGGTGCCGTGCATGGTCTCGAAGGTCTTCGAGTTGTGGATGCATCGATCATTCCTGATGCGCCGTCCCCGGCGACCAACCCGACCGTGATTGGGATGGCAGAAGTAATCGCACGCAAGGTTTTCGATGCGTGAAACATTGTTCGCGCATATACGTTCGACAACATCGATCCTGTTGGCTGTGATCACCTTTTCGACGGTGGGTTGTTCGGACGATCGCCCCGGGCCTAAGAAAAACTCGGAGGCCGCGAGTACTCGAACTTCCGGTGCTGTGGTGGTCGATATGGATGATGATCCAATTCAAGACGACCCCGGTGTCCGCATCCCATTTGGTTGGTCAAAAAAGGTGGCTGTGCCTGCAGATGCGGTGCTCGACATCAAAGGCACGACCGGCTGGGATAAGACTGCGTTGCGCTGCGAGGTCACCGACGCACAGGGCCAGAAGGTGGAACTCTTGTCGCCCCCGGACGATATTCCACCCGAGAGTGCGGCCCACGGCGGCACATGGATTCCGTTATGGACGATTGCCGCAGCGTCCGGGGCGATGTTGAGCGTGACCTGCCGGGATCCAGACCGGAAGATACCCAACACGGAAACAAGTTTCGTGCGCGTCGTTCCCCGAGGTGTGGTGCTGGGGCGTTGATTACGGAGTAACCACCACTCGCACCCCGGACGGCTCCTTCGCCGCCCAGACGGTCTCGATATCGGCCAGCGGCCGGGCCAGCGTCTGTAGCTGCAGGTCACCGCCGTCGACCATGGCGAAAAGCTTCGGCAACGCCTCGGTGCGTGCCTGCAGCAGAGCTTCGGGTGGCACGCTGCCGATCCCGACACCGGACAACGTGATGCCGGTGCTGCGCAAGGTGGAAGCATTCACGCTGATTGTCTCCCCGGTCATTGCGCCGATCTGCACGAAGCGGGTGGCGTGGAAATGTGCCGACGGATGGCTGGCCGCCAGCGCGTTAAGGGTCTGCTCAGCGGGGGAGCCCCACAGATAATCCAGCACCGCATCGAACGGGCGTTCCGTGTGCCGCGCGGTGATGCCCTCGGCGAGGTCATCGCTGCCCAGCGTGATGATGTCGTCGGCTCCCACCGTGCGCAGCCAGTCCAACCGATCGGCGTTACGGCCCGCGACCGTCACGTGCCCGGCACCGAATACCGATTTCGCGAGCTGCACCGCCAGCGAGCCGGTGACCCCGGTGGCTCCGAGCACCAGCACGTGCTGACCGGGCCGGACGGCGGCGCCATGGGTCAGGGCCAACCAGGCCGATATTCCCGGGTTGGGGATTGCGGCGGCTATCACCGAATCGACGTGTTCGGGCACCTCGACGGCACCGGCCGGGTACACGATGGTGCGTTCGGCCATCATCCCGTACGGCGCGAGTGATCCGCTGTACACCCGCTTGCCATTGGCCAGCCGCACGACACCGTCGACTCCGGCGATCGCGGGAAGGCTGATCTCCTTGCTGCTGTAGTGCTTCCCGGAGATGACGGCCCGGGTCAGGTTGGTCAGGGCCGATGCCTCGACGGTGGCGACCTCGGCGCCGTCGGTGGGCCGCGGGTCCGGGAAGTCGGTGTATGCGGGCTGCTGCCCCCACTCATGTACGACTGCTGCCTTCATGGCGCACTCCTCAAAGTTTCTGGAGAAATGGTTTCCATCGAAACCATATGAACAATGTACGGTGCGAGCCGCCGGATGGCAATATGGTTTCCATGAAAACCAAGTCGGCGCTGATCGCCAGCATCAACACGCTGGTGGGTGCGGTGGGGGACAAGTTCGAACCGGACGAGGACTCTGATGCTGAACGCGATTTCATGGCGCAGCGGTGCCCACCCCGGATGGAACATCTCATCAGAACGCTGCCGACACTGTCGCTACATCTGCTGGCGGCGATCGCCGAGGGGCCGGTCAGTGTGGTAGGTCTGGCGGCGCGCTCGGGCCAGCTCAAGGGCACGGTGTCCAAGCATGTGCAGCGGCTGGTGGACGCGGGCTGGGTCGAACGTGTGCCGATTCCCGGTAACCGCAAGGAGATTGAGCTCATCGTGACCGCTGACGGCGGCATCGTCGTCAACGTGCACAGCACCCTGCACGAGGAGATGGAGCATGGCGTGCGCGACTTCTTGCAGCGTTACAGCAATGCCGACCTGCAGGTTGTCGAGAAGGTGCTGCAGGACCTACTGGCCTCCGGTAGGGACGGTGTGCGGATCGTGGCGGCCGGGGGCTAGGCCGGTATCCAGTTGCCGTGAAACTGGAAGGGTATCCGCGCCGGAAGGTGAACGGTCGCAACTTTTTCCATCGACTGAGCATCGACGATCAACATGTTGCTCAGTTGAGTGCTGCGGTCGTACTCATATCCGATCAGCACCCCGTCACCCTCCTCGGCATCCGCGGAACGCGGCACGGGGGAGAACTCGCCGGGAATGTGTCCGGCCTCCAGCTTGTGTTCGGCGGTGCCGCCGCCGGTGAGGTCGTAGCGGATCAGTGCGGCACGTGCGTCATCGAGGCTTTCCAGGGTGTCCATATCGGTGTCGCCGATGCTGGTGGTGAATCCGTATCGGTGCGGCAGGCTGATCCGCCGTGGGTCGACCATGGGGAACTCCTGGAGGCGTTCGTCCGTCCATGATTCTTTGACCACTCCGGTCTCCAGGTCGACCTCCCATCGGTGCAGCCGTGGGCGCCCCGTCCCCAGCACGTCGGCGATGTTGTACTCCGAGTCCTCGTCGGGGCCGGTGATCCGGCAGGCATCGATGACGATGGTGCCGTCGTCCTCGTGCGCGTTAAGGGTGTGGAACACATAGCAGGGTTCGATCTCGAACCAGCGCACCGTCGCGGGGCCCTGACGGGGAATCACCCCAATGCGGCTGGGATGACCGGCTTTCCAGCGCAGCGGTACCTCGGCGGTCTTAGGTAAGGGTGCCCGGGCCACCAGCGGACCGAGCAACGCGGGCGGCTCGAACCGCCCCAATAGCCCGGCGGCTATGCGGCTGACGAATGGTGGCGCGATACGGCGGGTCAGGAGGTTGAGGTCGATCACCAGCGGGCAGTCGAAGATCATCACGTAGTTCTGGCTCAGGGCGATGTCGTGCAGTAGTGGCCTGCCCGGCACGTCCAGGGGCACGCTCCTGCGCACCGTGCCATCGGGGCCGATCACCACATAACGCGCCACTGCCGGCCCGACGAGTTGGTAGGTGACTGCGTGTAACTCGCCACTGACCGGATCCAGCTTGGGATGCCCGGTGTAACCGCTTTCGAGCGTGCCGCCGAAATCGCAGGTTCCGATGGTCTCCAGGTCATCATTTAGCTCGTAGGGGGCCAGACCGCCCTCGGCGCTGACGATCGTCTTGCCGGCAAAGCCGTACACATTCGTCTGCGGGGACACCGTCGTCACACCGGCCCGGTAGTTGGCCGGTTTCGGCCTCTCGCCGAGCAGTCGAGATACCTTCGGCGTGCGCACCCAGCGGCTGCGGTACCACTCGGCGCGGCCATCGCGCAGCCGCACGCCGTGCACCATGCCGTCGCCGGTCGCGCCGAACACCGAGTAGTTGTTGGGGTCATATTGTCCGGGTAGGGGATTGGGCCCGGTGCGGACGTAGCGCCCATTCAGGAACTTCGGTATCTCACCGGTGACGCGCAAAGCGGTCGCCGTCGTCTCCCGATCGACCGGGAGCACGTATTCGTCGGAAAGTAGGTCTATGGCCATATCGACATCCTTGGGCTGCGTCATTGAAGCTAGAACGTTTGGTCAAGCTCGACGGTAGACCTCATGAAGGGGTATGGCAAGGCCCGAAACTGGCGACTACGAGTCGGTGATCAGCGCGGCCGGATAAGCGGCCGAGACTCCCGCGATGATGAAGGTCGCGCACGTGCGCACCGCCACCGCAGGGTCGATGTGGTGGGTGATCGCGGTCAGCACTCCCGACATGATGGCGCGTGCACTCATGGTCGCCAGCAGCAGGCGACGGTGTGCCGCGGCCTCGTCCTGCGCCGGATCCCCGAGCTGAAAGACGGACATGATGCGGGATACGGCGTCGGTGAGAACCTGCTCGTCAAACCCGGGCACCCGAGGCGCGGTGGAATCGGCCAGTAATCGCATGCCCAGTGGGCGGGCGGCCGCATGGACGAAGAAGGGCTCCAGGGCGGCGCTCAGTGATGCCGTCGGATCGTTCAGGTCGATGTTCTCTGGCATCGACACGTCGTCGAAGATCGTGCGCATCAAGGCGGCCTCGCGGCTGACGAGCCGGATGAGCAGCCCGTCCTTGGAGCCAAAATGTGCGTACAACGTCTGCTTGGTCACCTCGCCGGTGGCCACGATCTGCTCCATAGTCACTGCGCCGCAACCATATTCGGCGATAACCGGCAGCACCAGATCGAGGAGCTCGTCGTCGGTGGGGCGGTATCCTGGGCTGCGTCCTGACGCACTGGATTTGCGTGGTGGCACTCGAACACCGTAACCGTCCGGCGTCTTCTTGCCAGGAATTCACTCGTGCGATACAAATGTATCGTTTCCTTTATTAGTTGTATTGCCTTGTAAGGACGGTCAATGACGACCCTGCGCGATCCCGATGTTCCGTTCGGCCTCACGGAGGTCGCTACGGCTGATGGCGCCCGGATCCATGTGCGCTGCTATGGCCCGCAGGATGGGCCGCCCCTGGTCCTGATCCACGGATTTGCCTGCCGGGTCGAATACTGGAATGCCCAGATCAATGAATTCGCCGATCGGTATCGCGTTATCGCCTATGACCAAAGGGGTTTCGGCAGAAGCTTCCTGGGCGCGCGTGGGGTGAGCCCGGAGGTGCTGGGTGACGACCTCGCGGAGGTGCTCGCGGCCACGGTGCGCGGGCGGCGTGCGGTGTTGGTAGGGCACAGTTTCGGCGGAATCACCATCATGGCCTGGGCGCAACGCCATCCCGGATTGGTGCGGCAGTACGCCAAGGCGGTTCTGCTCACCGATACCGTGGCCCAAAAGTTCGATGCCCAAACGCGAATCGTGCCGTTTGCGCACAGGTTCGCGGCACTTCGTCGCCCACTGCTCCGACGCGGGCGCACCATGCCGATCCCCCTGCCGCCGGCCTGGCTGCTGCGCCCCGCGGCGCGCCGGATGGTGGTCGCTGCGCGGACGCCGCGCGCCGTGGTCGACTTCGTGCTCGGGATCGTGGCGACCACCGACCGGTTCACTCGTGCGATCTGGCTCACGGCGTTGGGCCACCTGCACGTGCTGTCGGGTCTGGACTCGCTGACGGTGCCGACCACCGTCCTCGTCGGCACCGACGATCGCCTGACACCCGTTGCGTCTTCGGACCTCATCGCCGAGCGCTTATCCGCCAAGGGGTATCTCTTTGACTACGTGAAGGTCCCAGGCGTGGGCCACTGCGTGAACATCGAAGAGATCTCGATCTTCAACAGCGAGGTGGAACGGCTACTGCGGGTAGGGGAGAGCGCTGCGATCAGTCGAGCACTTTGATCGAGAGCGTGGGCTTGCGGGTCTTTCCGGGGGTCACGCGATCCCAGGCGGCATCGATGAGCGGCTGCAGCAACATGTCGCCCATTTGGCGAACCAGTACGGAGACCACCTGAGTCGATTCGGCGCGGTCGGTAGGTGCCATATCCTCCCTGCGAAGTGTGGCCACCTCGTCTCGGGTCAGCCCGATCAGTGCGTCGAGCAGATGCATCTGTTCATCGGAAGGTTCCAGCACCGCCCGGCGCACATAGTTCACGACGGGCGGGTTCGCCTCGAGCATGCGTCGTACCGCCGCATCGCGGGCGGCGGCGAGCTTGCGTGGGTCCTTCTCGGCCTCGACCGATCGGAGCGTCTCGACGAAGTAGTCGACCACCAATTGGTCAACCGCCTCACGCAGGCCTGCCTTTGTCTTGAAATGGTGCTGCACCAACCCGAGAGTCACTCCGGCCTCGGATGCCACCGCGCGTAGTGAGATTCGCTCCTCGCCGTACTGGGCGTAGAGATCCAGTGCCGTATTGCGAATACGGGCCTTCGCGGTCAGGTCCTCGTCGGCCGCGCGCGGGTTTGCCATGAGGTCCATGCTACCGCACCCCCTTTACAAACGAATCTAAAACGATACACTTGTATCGTCTCGACGAGGAGGTCTCTGACAGTGCTGCCCCTGACCGGCGTGAATGTGGTGTCTCTGGCGATCAATCTGCCTGGTCCCGCGGCATGTGCCCGCTTGGCCGAGTTTGGTGCCTCGGTCACCAAGGTGGAGCCTCCCGGCGGTGACCCGTTGGCGCGGGCCGCGGCCGGTTGGTATGCGGAGCTCGCCGGGCAGCAGACGGTCGTCACGCTGGACCTCAAGGACACGGGTGACCGCGCAAAGCTTGACGAGCTGCTGGTCGATGCCGACCTGCTGATCACCTCGATGCGGCCCACGGCGCTGCAGCGCCTGAGGCTGGCGGCACCGCACGAGCAGTTCCCACGGTTATCGCTCATCGAAATTGTCGGACACGACGGAGTTCTCGCCGACGATCCGGGGCACGACCTCAACTATCAAGCGGCACAGGGCACACTGACACCGCCGCATATGCCCAAGGTGCCGCTGGCCGATCTGCTGGGCGCCGAACGCGCGGTGAGCACCGCGCTGGCCGCATTACAGGCGCGTGCCCGATCCGGTGGCGGCGCCGCCTACCGTGTCGCGCTCGCAGATGCCGCGGCCTGGGCCGGCGGGGCGGTACGTCACGGGCTGATGGGGGATAAGGCGATCCTGGGCGGTGCGTTCCCCGGATACGGAATCTACGAATGCGCCGATGGGCACGTCGCGCTCGGCGCGCTCGAATCGCACTTCTTCGCGCGCACCCTGAAGACATTCGGGGCAGACGGCACGCACGAAAGCCTGCGTGCCGCGTTCTCCGGAAAAACCATCGCCGAACTGGAAATCATTGCCGCCGAGGCTGATATCCCACTGAATGGAGTGAAGTAATGTCCGAACTGTTCCCGGCTTACCGTGCATCCTGGGAGACTGATGCGCACCGCGACCTGCGCAAGCACGCCGCCGAATTCCTGCGCAAGGAGTCCACACCCAATCAGGAACGCTGGAGTGCGCAGCACCAAGTGGATCGCGAATTCTGGAACAAGATGGGTGATGCCGGCCTGCTTGGCCTGGACCTGCCCGAGGAGTATGGCGGTGCCGGTGGAGATTTCGGCCTCTCCGCAGTGGTTGGCGAGGAGCTTGCGCTCGCGCAGGACACCTCCACCGGGTGG
This genomic window from Mycobacteroides chelonae contains:
- a CDS encoding quinone oxidoreductase family protein, which gives rise to MKAAVVHEWGQQPAYTDFPDPRPTDGAEVATVEASALTNLTRAVISGKHYSSKEISLPAIAGVDGVVRLANGKRVYSGSLAPYGMMAERTIVYPAGAVEVPEHVDSVIAAAIPNPGISAWLALTHGAAVRPGQHVLVLGATGVTGSLAVQLAKSVFGAGHVTVAGRNADRLDWLRTVGADDIITLGSDDLAEGITARHTERPFDAVLDYLWGSPAEQTLNALAASHPSAHFHATRFVQIGAMTGETISVNASTLRSTGITLSGVGIGSVPPEALLQARTEALPKLFAMVDGGDLQLQTLARPLADIETVWAAKEPSGVRVVVTP
- a CDS encoding MarR family winged helix-turn-helix transcriptional regulator; the protein is MKTKSALIASINTLVGAVGDKFEPDEDSDAERDFMAQRCPPRMEHLIRTLPTLSLHLLAAIAEGPVSVVGLAARSGQLKGTVSKHVQRLVDAGWVERVPIPGNRKEIELIVTADGGIVVNVHSTLHEEMEHGVRDFLQRYSNADLQVVEKVLQDLLASGRDGVRIVAAGG
- a CDS encoding carotenoid oxygenase family protein: MTQPKDVDMAIDLLSDEYVLPVDRETTATALRVTGEIPKFLNGRYVRTGPNPLPGQYDPNNYSVFGATGDGMVHGVRLRDGRAEWYRSRWVRTPKVSRLLGERPKPANYRAGVTTVSPQTNVYGFAGKTIVSAEGGLAPYELNDDLETIGTCDFGGTLESGYTGHPKLDPVSGELHAVTYQLVGPAVARYVVIGPDGTVRRSVPLDVPGRPLLHDIALSQNYVMIFDCPLVIDLNLLTRRIAPPFVSRIAAGLLGRFEPPALLGPLVARAPLPKTAEVPLRWKAGHPSRIGVIPRQGPATVRWFEIEPCYVFHTLNAHEDDGTIVIDACRITGPDEDSEYNIADVLGTGRPRLHRWEVDLETGVVKESWTDERLQEFPMVDPRRISLPHRYGFTTSIGDTDMDTLESLDDARAALIRYDLTGGGTAEHKLEAGHIPGEFSPVPRSADAEEGDGVLIGYEYDRSTQLSNMLIVDAQSMEKVATVHLPARIPFQFHGNWIPA
- a CDS encoding TetR/AcrR family transcriptional regulator; the protein is MPPRKSSASGRSPGYRPTDDELLDLVLPVIAEYGCGAVTMEQIVATGEVTKQTLYAHFGSKDGLLIRLVSREAALMRTIFDDVSMPENIDLNDPTASLSAALEPFFVHAAARPLGMRLLADSTAPRVPGFDEQVLTDAVSRIMSVFQLGDPAQDEAAAHRRLLLATMSARAIMSGVLTAITHHIDPAVAVRTCATFIIAGVSAAYPAALITDS
- a CDS encoding alpha/beta fold hydrolase, with protein sequence MTTLRDPDVPFGLTEVATADGARIHVRCYGPQDGPPLVLIHGFACRVEYWNAQINEFADRYRVIAYDQRGFGRSFLGARGVSPEVLGDDLAEVLAATVRGRRAVLVGHSFGGITIMAWAQRHPGLVRQYAKAVLLTDTVAQKFDAQTRIVPFAHRFAALRRPLLRRGRTMPIPLPPAWLLRPAARRMVVAARTPRAVVDFVLGIVATTDRFTRAIWLTALGHLHVLSGLDSLTVPTTVLVGTDDRLTPVASSDLIAERLSAKGYLFDYVKVPGVGHCVNIEEISIFNSEVERLLRVGESAAISRAL
- a CDS encoding TetR/AcrR family transcriptional regulator, which produces MANPRAADEDLTAKARIRNTALDLYAQYGEERISLRAVASEAGVTLGLVQHHFKTKAGLREAVDQLVVDYFVETLRSVEAEKDPRKLAAARDAAVRRMLEANPPVVNYVRRAVLEPSDEQMHLLDALIGLTRDEVATLRREDMAPTDRAESTQVVSVLVRQMGDMLLQPLIDAAWDRVTPGKTRKPTLSIKVLD
- a CDS encoding CoA transferase gives rise to the protein MLPLTGVNVVSLAINLPGPAACARLAEFGASVTKVEPPGGDPLARAAAGWYAELAGQQTVVTLDLKDTGDRAKLDELLVDADLLITSMRPTALQRLRLAAPHEQFPRLSLIEIVGHDGVLADDPGHDLNYQAAQGTLTPPHMPKVPLADLLGAERAVSTALAALQARARSGGGAAYRVALADAAAWAGGAVRHGLMGDKAILGGAFPGYGIYECADGHVALGALESHFFARTLKTFGADGTHESLRAAFSGKTIAELEIIAAEADIPLNGVK